A single Meles meles chromosome 20, mMelMel3.1 paternal haplotype, whole genome shotgun sequence DNA region contains:
- the AKAP8 gene encoding A-kinase anchor protein 8: MEQGYGGYGAWSAGPANTQGAYGTGVASWQGYENYNYYGAQNTSVNTGATYSYGPASWEATKASDGLGAGGPAMHMASYGPEPCTDNSDSLIAKINQRLDMLSKEGGRGGSSGGGEGMQDRESSFRFQSFESYDSRSCLPEHHPYRPSYSYDYDFDLGPDRNGGFSSQYSDCRDPARERSSLDGFMRGRGQGQGQGRFQDRSNPSTFMRNDPFMPPAAPSEPLAAPWTELNYVGGRGLGGPSPSRPPPSLFSQSVAPDFGAMGMQGAGGYDNSVSYGCGRSQTRMRDRPRRRGFDRCGPDGMGRKRKQFQIYDEPDAKLARADSEGDFSENDDGAADFRSGDEEFRGEDEFFDPGRQRGEKDDEDDEVKKRREKQRRRDRMRDRAADRIQFACSVCKFRSFEDEEIQKHLQSKFHKETLRFISTKLPDKTVEFLQEYIVNRNKKIEKRRQELMDKESTKPKPDPFKGIGQEHFFKKIEAAHCLACDMLIPAQHQLLQRHLHSVDHNHNRRLAAEQFKKTSLHVAKSVLNNRHIVKMLEKYLKGEDPFTSEAVDPEIEGDDNLGGEEKEETPEEVAAEVLAEVITAAVRAVDGEGAPAPGGSDALAQGEGPTDAAQAACGPHSEQLVGVEAPCGVASEKGSAEAEAGGEAAEAGGDMQVAAAEAESPVRVVTPAPAVAEAEAEQTDADPKDVPPTE, encoded by the exons GCTATGGGGCATGGAGTGCTGGACCTGCCAACACCCAAG GTGCCTACGGAACTGGTGTGGCCAGCTGGCAAG GTTATGAAAACTACAATTACTATGGCGCACAGAACACCAGTGTCAACACAGGAGCGACCTACAGCTATGGCCCAGCCTCATGGGAGGCCACCAAGGCCAGTGATGGCCTGGGAGCTGGGGGCCCTGCCATGCACATGGCTTCTTACGGCCCAGAGCCGTGCACCGACAATTCCGACTCCCTCATTGCCAAGATCAACCAGCGTTTGGACATGTTGTccaaggaaggaggcaggggcgGGAGCAGCGGCGGTGGGGAGGGCATGCAGGACCGGGAGAG CTCCTTCCGCTTCCAGTCGTTCGAGTCCTATGACTCCAGGTCTTGCCTCCCTGAGCACCATCCTTATCGCCCCAGCTATAGCTACGATTATGACTTTGACCTGGGGCCTGACCGAAACGGTGGCTTTAGCAGTCAATACAGCGACTGCCGAGACCCAGCCCGTGAGCGGAGCTCCCTTGATGGCTTCATGCGGGGccggggccagggccagggccagggccgcTTCCAGGACCGGAGCAACCCCAGCACCTTCATGCGCAACGACCCTTTCATGCCGCCGGCAGCCCCCTCAGAGCCCTTGGCTGCTCCCTGGACAGAGCTGAACTATGTGGGTGGGCGGGGCCtgggaggcccctcccccagccggccACCGCCTTCCCtgttctcccagtctgtggcccCTGACTTCGGTGCGATGGGCATGCAGGGGGCCGGCGGTTATGACAACTCGGTGTCCTATGGATGTGGCCGGTCACAGACCCGGATGAGGGATCGG CCCAGGCGAAGAGGGTTTGACCGCTGTGGCCCAGACGGCATGGGCAGAAAACGGAAGCAGTTCCAGATCTACGATGAGCCAGATGCCAAACTGGCCCGGGCTGATAGTGAAGGAGATTTTTCTGAAAACG ATGATGGAGCTGCTGACTTCCGGTCAGGAGATGAAGAGTTCAGGGGT GAGGATGAATTCTTCGACCCcgggaggcagagag GAGAGAAGGACGATGAGGATGATGAagtaaagaagagaagagaaaagcaaaggaggAGAGACCGGATGCGAGACCGAGCGGCCGACAG GATTCAGTTTGCCTGTTCTGTGTGCAAGTTTCGTagctttgaagatgaagaaatCCAGAAGCATCTACAAAGCAAATTTCACAAAGAGACACTGAGATTTATCAGTACCAAACTCCCTGACAAGACGGTGGAATTCCTCCAG GAGTACATCGTAAACAGGAACAAGAAAATTGAGAAGCGGCGTCAGGAGTTGATGGACAAGGAAAGCACAAAACCCAAGCCAGATCCTTTCAAAG GGATTGGCCAGGAGCACTTTTTCAAGAAGATAGAGGCCGCTCACTGCCTGGCTTGTGACATGCTGATCCCCGCGCAGCATCAGCTCCTCCAGCGGCACCTGCACTCAGTGGACCACAATCACAACCGCAGG TTGGCTGCTGAACAGTTCAAGAAGACCAGTCTCCATGTGGCTAAGAGTGTTTTGAACAACAGACACATAGTGAAGATGCTGGAAAAATATCTCAAG GGTGAAGACCCTTTCACCAGCGAAGCTGTCGATCCAGAAATCGAAGGAGATGACAATTTAGGaggtgaggagaaggaggagacacCCGAGGAGGTGGCCGCGGAGGTATTGGCTGAGGTCATTACGGCAGCAGTGAGAGCAGTAGATGGGGAAGGAGCGCCGGCTCCAGGAGGCAGTGACGCGCTGGCCCAAGGGGAAGGCCCCACGGACGCGGCCCAAGCCGCTTGCGGTCCCCACTCCGAACAGCTGGTGGGAGTGGAGGCACCATGTGGCGTGGCCTCCGAGAAGGGCAGCGCTGAAGCGGAGGCAGGAGGTGAAGCCGCTGAGGCCGGAGGGGACATGCAGGTGGCCGCAGCAGAGGCGGAAAGCCCCGTGAGGGTCGTGACTCCGGCCCCGGCTGTCGCAGAAGCCGAAGCTGAACAGACTGATGCGGACCCCAAAGATGTCCCTCCCACAGAGTGA